TCGTTGGAGGCTACCTCCGCCCCCCCGCGTCACCCTCGCCAAGATGCTCAGCATTCGCGCGAGCGAGTCAGAACGCTCGTTCCAAAACATTTTAACCGTTGTTCGAACATTCCGCCCGCCTTCTTCGTGCAGCGAAGAATTCCATTCATAACCCAAACACTCTCTTGTATACGCAAGCCTTAATACTACTAtttacaaaacagaaaatatttacaaGTCCGAATCAACGGAACAGAAACGTAAGGTGTTAGACTAGTGAACAGAAATTCGTAGGAAAGTGCTTGTGCGACAATAAGATTGCAGTGACAAGAGAAACGCAAATGAAGCAACGCGCGGACGGACAATAGCAATTAACGTAAAGCAAAGCGATAAATTCAAGGTAAGTATAAAGATGTAAGTACAATATAAAGTAAATTGTTAGAATTTAGAGACCGCCCGCCGTGAATAGCTTAATCTTACGAAACGACGCGGAATCTATTTTTTCTTGATTTCTGAAGCGTCGCGTTGAGTGACGTCAGCGGTCGGAACTGGGAGGGGGCACAGTTTGACGATTGGTCTTGTCACTGAGCCGTTAatagtgcgtagcgttaccacTCTAGTTTCGCCGTCTTTCCCTGGATGAACGCGTTCGACGCGGCCCATCATCCATTTTGCCGGTGGTTGTAGTTCGTCGCGCAAGAGGACCAAACTGCCCACCTTCAGATTTTCGGACCGCTGGCGCCACTTCGGAAACGGTTGAAGGTGTTGTAAAAACTCTCGTCTCCACCTGTGCCAAAATTGAGATCGCATGGTTAAAATTTTTCGCCAACGCGTTGTTAGGGATACATCACCGCTTTCCGGTTCGGGTTCGGGGACGTTGCACGTCGGCTCCCCGATAAGAAAGTGTCCGGGTGTGAGCGCCGACAAGTCCGAAGGATCATCCGAAAGCGGTTGTAACGGTCTGGAGTTCACGCACGCTTCTATCTGGCAGAGGAGTGTGGACATTTCTTCAAAGGTTAGTTTTGCATCTCCCATAATGCGTCGAAGATGGTGCTTGACCGATTTAACGCCCGCTTTCCACAGGCCCCCGAAGTGCGGAGAGTAGGGGGGAATGAATTTCCAGTCCGTCCCGTCTGTTGCGAGCAAAGCGGCGGCCTCTTTGTAGAATTTCGACGCGCTGCTGAACATGGATCGCAATTCCCTGTCCGCGCCATGGAAAACGGTGCCATTGTCGCTCGACATGGTGGCACAGCGGCCTCTTCGCCCCACAAATCTTCGGAAAGCCGCGATAAACGATGCTGAGGTAAGTGATGAAACTGCTTCCAAGTGTATTGCTCGTGTTGTCAGGCATACGAATACTGCAATATAACCCTTGTATGACTTGTGTCCACGACCCGAAGAAGTACGCAGCATTATGGGCCCTGCATAGTCCACGCCTGATGTGAGGAAAGCACGCTGCGGGGTCACTCGGTCCAGAAGCAGCTGTCCCATCAATTGCTTGGCTGGAACTCCACCGTATCTTGCGCAACGAACGCAATTTTTTATGACTTGACGGACCAAAGGACGGCCATGGAGAATCCAAAATTTTCTTAATAGCAGGCTCCTGGTCAGTTGCGGTCCACCATGGAAAGTGTGCAGGTGAGCGTCTTCCACTAATAACTTCGTCAAGTGACACGTTTTCGCCATGATCGCTGGATGCTTTTCTTCGTAGGGAAGCAGCGCGTTCCCCAGTCGCCCCCCCCCCACCCGAAGCACCCCATGAGGATCGAGAAAGGGCTTCAGCGAGGCGAGAGGCGACGTCTTCTTTACTTCGCTGCGCTGCTGGAGACGTTGAATTTCCTCCGGAAAGCTGGTCCCTTGGGAAAGCCGAATGAGACTCAGGAGTGCATGGGCCCGTTCCTTGGCGGTCAGGTGTCCAGTCTCGCAGGTTTTACGTCTGGTGAGTAGGCTGAACCTGAAGCAGTATGCAATGACCGATTTGAGGCGCGAAAGGGATGAGAAACGCGTAAGGAAGTCGTTCCCCTCAACAACGCTGGCCGAGAAGACGTTTGCTTTGGCCCTTTCTTCATGCATGTCTTCGACCTCGAGCGCTAGTGGAGGTGGCCATGTATTGGACGGAGTGGTCAACCATGCGGGCACCTGCCACCATAGGTTGGATTTTCTCAGTTCGGTGACGGCGATCCCCCTAGTTGCCAGATCCGCTGGGTTTTCTGACGTTCGACAATGTGGCCAATGGTCAGGGGAGACGCAGGTTTGGACTGACGCCACTCGATGAGCCACAAATGGCTTCCAGAGAGATGCGTGGCCCTTTATCCAGTGCAGCGTCACCGTGGAATCCGTCCATGCTGTTATGGGAGCAGGTATGTCGAGTCCTTGCTTCACTTGGACGATCAGCTTGGCCAGGAGGACCGCCCCGCAGAGTTCCAAGCGCGGAATGCTTATTGTTTTCACCGGTGCCACTTTGGTTTTGGCCACCAATAACGTAGTGAAAATAGCTTCTCCCCGGACCACTCGCAAGTAGACAGCAGCTGCGTAAGCCCTTTGAGACGCGTCGCAAAAGCCATGCAACTCGAGCTCTTGATGGCCACTCGTAAAATGGGTCCACCTGGGAACGTTTAGTGTGTTAAGTAGGTAAAGCGACTCCTTAAAGCTTACCCAAGAGGTTTGCAACTTTTGTGGCAGGTCCTGGTCCCACTCCACGCCGAGTATCCTGCATCAAGACCTTGGCGAAAATGAGCACTGGTGCAGCCCATCCTAGCGGGTCGAACAGACTGGCCACTTCGGACAGAATTCGCCTCTTGGTATATCGAGCGGACGGGTTTGCGGGTAAGTTCACCCGGAGTGAAAATGAATCGGTTTTGGGGCTCCAGAGCACCCCAAGCGTCCCGATTCCAGAGGCCTCCTGGAAGAGACATTCTTTGGACTGGCCCTTTTCTTGCAGGCTCGGGGTGTTGGAAGCCCATTTCGTCAAATGGAATGCCCCTGCCTCGAAGATGGCGACGACCTCCTTTTTTAAATCCTGCAGCAGTCCCTCGTCGTCCGCCCCCGCCAGTATGTCGTCAACGTAGGTGTGACGCTTGACGACGATTGCCCCCGATGGGAACCTTCCTTTCTCGTCTTCGGCCAGCTGCTGAAGCACCCGAAGGGCCAGAAACGGAGCACAAGATGTCCCGTAAGTGACTGTAGATAAATCGTAATCTTGAACTGGTTCATCTGGTTTTTTCCTCCACAGGATGCGTTGCCATTGTCGGTCCAGAGTGTGCACCCTAATCTGGCGATACATTTTGACGATATCCGCGGTGAAGACGTTTCGGAATAGTCTCCAGCGAGTAAGTACGAGCCACAGATCCGCCTGAAGTTTCGGGCCCGTGCACAAGCAGTCATTTAGAGAATTTCCTGTAGATGTTGGAAATGAGGCGTTGAAGACGACGCGCAGCTTGGCCGAAGGGTCGTGGCGCTTCACCACGGCGTGATGCGGCAGGTAATAGGCGTTGGTCTTCTTCTCTAAATCCATGACGGGCTCCATGTGGTCGAGGTCGAGGTATTCCCCCATAAAGGCCCGATAACCCTCCGCCAGTTGGGGGTTGGAGGCCAATCGATGCTCGCAGCTCAACAGGAATTTTAAAGCCATAGCTCGCGTCGACGTCAAAGCGCTGCTGGGATCCTGCTTGAAAGGTAAGCGTACGCAGTACCGACCGCTTTCATCTCGGGAGTGCGTGTCCTTGAAATGGCGTTCGCAATTCTCCTCCTCGGGCGACAAGGGCGATCGATTGGGAAGTTCCTCCACCTCCCAAAATCGTTGGAGTAGTTGTTCCGTGGTGTCGTCGCAACGACAATGATACGTCCGAGCGACAGAACCAATCCCAGCCTGGCGTCTGGAGGTGGGACCTAGTAAAACCCAACCGAAAGGCGTTAATTTTCCCACTGGGGTACCTGGCTGTCCGCTTCGAGTTTGGTCCAGGAAGAGAGCTCCACAAACGTCCGCGCCGAGTATAAGATCCACTCGGGAAGGTGTACCGAAACCAGGATCAGCCAGTGTAACGCCGCGTAGATGATGCCAATTTTTGTTGTCCATCTGCTGGGACGGTATCAGCGAGGTCAGACGCTGGAGCACCAGGGCGCGGACGGGAAGTGTGAAGTCCTTTTGTAGCTTGGAGCGCACCGAAAATTGAACCTCACTGGTCGCTGCGCCGGCTTCCCTATCCTGCACCCCCGAGATGGCCACTTGAACCGCCCGCCGTGGCAAGCGTAGAGTTTGTACGACCCATTGGCTTACGAGGGACGTGTCGGAGCCGGTATCCAGCAGCGCCCGAATTTCAATGGAGTCCCCCGATGGCGCCTCCACCTTGACCCTCGCGGTGGCGAGTAGCGCAATTCCCCTGTTTGTGGCAGATGACGTACATGAAGTGGCCCTGAAGAGATCTTCATCGTCGGATGGCCGTTGTACCGTCGATGCGTGAGACACCGTTGACCCAGGGAGAAGCATCGCCTCGTGGAGTAACGTGTGGTGACGCTTTCCGCACGCCAGACAACCCTGTTGCGAAGGGCATTTCGCCATTTCATGGCCTGCGTTTAGGCAATTGAGACACGCCTTTAATTGAATGGCCCGATCCTTTCGCTTCGAGGCGGAGAGTGCTTTGAATTTTGTGCAGTAGCTTATGTTGTGGGTTCCGCTGCAGGAGAGGCACTTCCGAGATGTCAGATTTTTTGCCGATGCTGCGTAGATCGTTGAGTGTGTCTTTTTCACGCTCGACTCTCCTTTAATTTTAGGCGCAACGTCTTTGACTTGCGGGGAGGATCTGATCAACGATTCCGGGATCTGAGCAGCGTCCAAAGCCTGTATCCGGTTCTCGAGGAAATCCGCCAATTGCTGGAAGGACAGGATTTCTCGGCTTTTCGCGAGGGACGTCTCCCAGGCCAAGTGAGTGGTTCTGTCAAGTTTCTGACTTAATAAAAACATGAACCACTCGTCCTACGCCGTTACAGGTTTCTTCAATGCTGAATAGGCTCGAATGGTCTGCCTGAAGGTGTCCAACAGGCGCTTCAATTCCGACGTCGATTGCCGTTGAGCTGGTGGACATGTCAGGATGGCTCGATGATGGGCGAAGGACAGCAGCCTGGTGTTTCCGTACCGGACCTCGAGGTCTTCCCATGCTCCTTCGTACCCCGCTTCCGTGATGGGAGTGTTTTGGATGACCTCCAACGCTTCGCCGGACAAGCTGGACTTCAGGTAGAGAAGTTTCTTGGTGTTGGACAGGTGCGGAACGTCGTGCACTAGACTCCTGAACAAATCGCGAAAACTCTCCCATTCCAGTGGGTTGCCTGAAAACGTAGGTAGTTGAATTTTCGGCAGATGAGGTTGCGAAAGAATAGATAAGGGATTAGGAGTTCCCCCCGCGGCGCCCGCGTTGGGGAGTTCCTCTACCAGTTGATCTATTTTTGCAGCGGCGTCAAGATAGGCCTCTTCAACTTCCGAAAAGAGATCATTCTGCACGTAGGTTGACTTTGATGCCTCCCTGCACCGCATCAACTGTCGATGGCCCGAGAAGAAGGAATCCCAGTACCGCTCCAGTAGGGTTTTCCTTTGAACCAGCACCGAGCGTGTGATTTTTTCCTTCCCTAATTTGCATAGATTCGTCCAAAACCGTTGGATCCAACCGGCCAACTCCGTTTGCTCTCGCAGTAGATCGTCGAAAGTGGGTGAAGACATGTCGTTATTAtggagttttgaatttgtaTCGAAATGGTACGGCTGACAAAACGTTATGTTCCGTTTTTGTTGTTAGAAGCAGAAAAACAGCGAGCGATAGAAACGGTTGCGCGCTGAGGTCGACCGTTGTCGCCTCTTTGTTTTGGGTGGCAACAATACGGAGTCGACGACTGTTAACGTCTCGCCTCCACGGTAAGGTCACCCAGGGAGTCGATTTAAATGCGCCCGTTACTAACGGCAATGTAACGTTTTGTAACCGTTGGCAATGAAAAAGATACAACGCTTATCTTTTCTTACCGCCACTGCGCtcaaaatatttccaaaaaaaaaaaaactgatcTTCCTTTTCCTTTCCAGAGCCACGAAGTCCAAGTCGTGAAGATTGGCAGGAACCGACGATGAGTTGCAGTCTTCGAACGATTATTTCAAGCACTCACGAAAATTGTCACAAGAATTGTTCGTCGAAattatccggctcgaaggaccaaatgttGGGGCAATATCGCTCTTGACGAGAATCTCGTGGAGTTAGATATTGTTCCCGAGGAAATAAAAACGATAGGTTTTGCCGGACTTCCGACGGAACAATAAACTTATATATTTAAACGAAGAAAGAACTGTACATTTgtcaaaagtattaaatttaaatcgtACAATACACACACAAATCAAAAAATGTCTTTTAATTTAACTAAGTAacttattaaaaaacaaaaatagaaGTCTCCGAAGCAGTACGTGTCACTGTTCGTCTAAGTAATCGCGAGGATATCTCAAAAGCGAAAAAGCGAAATATCGTTTAGTTTGCCGAAGTTGGTAATTACAATTCGGAACGACGAGTGTCAGTTAATCGTCGCGGAACCAAGACATATATCGTTGGAGGCTACCTCCGCCCCCCCGCGTCACCCTCGCCAAGATGCTCAGCATTCGCGCGAGCGAGTCAGAACGCTCGTTTCAAAACATTTTAACCGTTGTTCGAAcaatactttttagtgcatttcgaagtcggtgtactttttttctgaaaattattttatattgcatTTGTTCCAGATTATCTGAACTTCCCGATCCCACCAATACGCATGCGaaggttttttcttttttcccgtTCTTTTTTGCAGATATCTATCGCATATTTTACCTAGCATATTACAGATTTTATTTTCCAAAGTGTCCCAACCTACATTCTCTGCGTCCAAACTTCTAATCACCCTACAAGCTATCTCTATATCGGTAGtactgttgaggctttcgggtgtaaGCCGTGTCCTAAAGGAAACGAGTTCCCAACGTTTCGCCAACATTGCAGCTAGCTTCATCAGGGGTTACACTGATACTGGTGCGACTGGTGTTATGTCGCCCCTTATATTGTGATGCGATGCTCACGTTCCAAATCCTTGACTGTTCCGGTTGATGCAATGCTCACGTTCCGGATCGTTGACTGTTCCGGTTGATGCGATGCTCACGTTCCGGATCGTTGACTGTTCCGGTTGATGCGATGCTCACGTTCCGGATCGTTGACTGTTCCGGTTGATTGTGTCCAATCAGAAAGTGGGTCTTTTTGATTGTGCGCACAATTGAAATCCCCTGGGGGAGGGCGCGGGGTTATGCAGGATTCTTACCGGCCAAAACCCCCACGGTGGTCCTCCATAGCGCGCTGGGGAGCCCCAGGAACTCTCAAAGAACACAACTGGGACTGGGGAGTATGGGGTAGGGAGTATGGGGGCGCTATGGGGTAGCGCCCGTGCTCTAAATGCCCTTCACGGGGGAGGCACCAGACCTCCCCCTTCCTCCAGGCCGGTTTTCACGGCGACACCCGGACCACCGAGGTGTCGTCGTCCCCCCGGGGCCGCATGCAGAGCCACGCCACGGCCCCTGCGGCGGCTCTGCAAGGGAAGGCGTAAGACCTCCCCGGAGCCGCCGCGCCCCCGCCGGGCTATAAAGCCCGGACAATCGGCGGCCTAAGGCCGCCGAGCACGCCCCCGACGTCTGGGGGGAGAAGGCCGGGACCTTACGGCCCCAGTGCCACCCCTTCTCACATCAGAGCGAGCCGCCATACGGCGCGCCTCCAGCAGCATTACCTGCTCGCAGAAGGATCGCCCCAAATAATGCTGGCAGCGAGAGATCGGGTCCAATTTCTCGGACCAAGGCACGACGCAGCGCTGAAAAGGCGGGGCATTCCTCCAGCGTATGCTGCGCCGTGTCCACCAATTCCCCGCAGTGGTGGCATGCCGCCATCGGCTCCTTCCCTATTCGACGCAGGTATTCACCGAAGCATCCGTGCCCAGTGAACACCTGCGTCATACGGTAGGTGATCCTACCATGACCTCTCTCCCGCCACTGTGTCAGTAGCGGCAGGAGAGCTCCAACAACTGGCTTGCCGACGTAACGACGCAATTCGCGTCGCCACCGGTTTTCAGCCAGCTGTCGGGCCTGGCGCTTGAAGCCTTCAATCGCTTCGGGCTCCGGCGGGACACCATCGAGCTGGCGGACGGCATGGACGCGCGTATAAACTAACGCATCCGCCACCGCCAGCAGTTCGAAAAGTATCAAACTCGCCAGAGCCATCGCCGCCACATAGGAGATGGTGCGGTATCCCCTTATGACCCTGATGGCCAACCTCCTCTGAAGCCGGTGCAGCAGGATAACACCGCTGCACCGGCGGGCCATCAGAGCGGCAGCCCATGCGGCGGAGCCGTATAGGACCATTGACCGCACCACTCCCCCGTATAGGCGGCGAACTCTCTCGTTGGGCCCCCGGAGGTTGGGCATAATGCGGCTAAGCGCTGCCGCAGCCCGCTCCACTCGGGGGACCAAGCGATCGAAGTGTCGATCAAAGCGCCAGTGGCTGTCGAGAACGAGTCCGAGGTACTTTATCTCGGACCCGACCTCGAGCCAGGTATCACCTACCCGGATCCACGACTGGGGCAGAGTCCTCGACAGGGGTAGGCCATGGAAGACCTTGGGTCCGGTCTTATGAGAGTCTATGCTAAGCCCCAGTTCGAGGATCCGTGCGACGACGGCGGCAACCGCCACCTCGACCAGACGAATGGTCATCTCTAGTGTCTCCCCGACGGCAATAATCAGTGTTTCGTCTGCGTAACAGACGACACATGTGCCGTCGGGGAGTACGACCCGCAGGACGTAGTCGTACCCCAAGGTCCATAAAATCGGTCCTAACACCGAACCCTGGGGCGCGCCACGATCAACCCGCCTCCGCTGACCGCCGCGCCGGCCCGTGTACTCAATCCACCTGTCCTCCAGGTAGGACCCAATCACCGCCCTTAGGTAGGGAGGCACATTGTGATGGACAAGTGC
Above is a genomic segment from Megachile rotundata isolate GNS110a chromosome 15, iyMegRotu1, whole genome shotgun sequence containing:
- the LOC143265937 gene encoding uncharacterized protein LOC143265937 yields the protein MFLLSQKLDRTTHLAWETSLAKSREILSFQQLADFLENRIQALDAAQIPESLIRSSPQVKDVAPKIKGESSVKKTHSTIYAASAKNLTSRKCLSCSGTHNISYCTKFKALSASKRKDRAIQLKACLNCLNAGHEMAKCPSQQGCLACGKRHHTLLHEAMLLPGSTVSHASTVQRPSDDEDLFRATSCTSSATNRGIALLATARVKVEAPSGDSIEIRALLDTGSDTSLVSQWVVQTLRLPRRAVQVAISGVQDREAGAATSEVQFSVRSKLQKDFTLPVRALVLQRLTSLIPSQQMDNKNWHHLRGVTLADPGFGTPSRVDLILGADVCGALFLDQTRSGQPGTPVGKLTPFGWVLLGPTSRRQAGIGSVARTYHCRCDDTTEQLLQRFWEVEELPNRSPLSPEEENCERHFKDTHSRDESGRYCVRLPFKQDPSSALTSTRAMALKFLLSCEHRLASNPQLAEGYRAFMGEYLDLDHMEPVMDLEKKTNAYYLPHHAVVKRHDPSAKLRVVFNASFPTSTGNSLNDCLCTGPKLQADLWLVLTRWRLFRNVFTADIVKMYRQIRVHTLDRQWQRILWRKKPDEPVQDYDLSTVTYGTSCAPFLALRVLQQLAEDEKGRFPSGAIVVKRHTYVDDILAGADDEGLLQDLKKEVVAIFEAGAFHLTKWASNTPSLQEKGQSKECLFQEASGIGTLGVLWSPKTDSFSLRVNLPANPSARYTKRRILSEVASLFDPLGWAAPVLIFAKVLMQDTRRGVGPGPATKVANLLAAVYLRVVRGEAIFTTLLVAKTKVAPVKTISIPRLELCGAVLLAKLIVQVKQGLDIPAPITAWTDSTVTLHWIKGHASLWKPFVAHRVASVQTCVSPDHWPHCRTSENPADLATRGIAVTELRKSNLWWQVPAWLTTPSNTWPPPLALEVEDMHEERAKANVFSASVVEGNDFLTRFSSLSRLKSVIAYCFRFSLLTRRKTCETGHLTAKERAHALLSLIRLSQGTSFPEEIQRLQQRSEVKKTSPLASLKPFLDPHGVLRVGGGRLGNALLPYEEKHPAIMAKTCHLTKLLVEDAHLHTFHGGPQLTRSLLLRKFWILHGRPLVRQVIKNCVRCARYGGVPAKQLMGQLLLDRVTPQRAFLTSGVDYAGPIMLRTSSGRGHKSYKGYIAVFVCLTTRAIHLEAVSSLTSASFIAAFRRFVGRRGRCATMSSDNGTVFHGADRELRSMFSSASKFYKEAAALLATDGTDWKFIPPYSPHFGGLWKAGVKSVKHHLRRIMGDAKLTFEEMSTLLCQIEACVNSRPLQPLSDDPSDLSALTPGHFLIGEPTCNVPEPEPESGDVSLTTRWRKILTMRSQFWHRWRREFLQHLQPFPKWRQRSENLKVGSLVLLRDELQPPAKWMMGRVERVHPGKDGETRVVTLRTINGSVTRPIVKLCPLPVPTADVTQRDASEIKKK